The window GTCAGCTTATATAAAGCTGTCTCGGGAATCAGAACTGTGTTACAATGATGGTAAGATTCTCATACTAGGATCATCTTATAAGATAATGTGGTATTGGTTTGCAACTGATGGAAGCAATTGAACTCATAGAACAGTTAACCATAGCTTAACACATTATTCAGTGTGCAAAATAAAATATGAAGAAAAAATGTAAAACTACCACATCGCCTACACGATAGAGTGATTAGTACATCTCAGTAAAAGAAAGACTGATCAAAACAACAATTGCAGGATTCAAATTTGGCATGAGCACATCAGCAATCAGGCAGACATTCTTAACCAAAGTGGCAGAACCGCTGATTATTTCGTACTATCAAAAGGTGTTGATTCTTGCAGATTAAGGCcaaggaaaataaataaataactcATGCATGTTACTAAGTTGCATTGCACATTTCTACTTGATTTGCTAGATCTACATGATAAAGAAAATGGCTGTCCATCCATAGTACTACTAACTGCTTCAGAAAATTTTGCATCTTCCATAATGATACCTTGGGGTAGTAGGCAGGACCCAGTGGAAGCTTTGACAATATCCACTCCTTGATATCAACCACTCCATGACCAAATTTAGCACTTATAGGTATAACATCGTCAACATCAGTGAATTTTTGGTACCACTGTGAAAAGAGTTGTCAAGAAATAAATACCGTCGTATACAGAGGAAATCACAAAAACCATCACTTCTATATTGTTCAGTTTCTTACCTCGAGTTTCTTTGCAATTTCTCCGGGTTTTATCATATCTTTCTTGTTGAGTACCAACACAACAGGGACCTTGGTATCTTTGTTTCCCACGCCGGCTTCCAGCATATCATCTATCTAAAACCAGAGAGCTAATGTCAAGCAAGGCAGACTCAAGACATTCACCTGGTTCTTTATTTTTGTCGACAGTTACCTTTTCGGGCAGTTTGGAAGCATCAGCGACGACAATCACACAGTCCGCGTTACCGATAGCACTCTGGACATTCTTCATCATCATCGAGTCTAGCTTGTGCATTTCCTTCTTAATGACGCCTGGCGTGTCATAAAGTATTATCTGCAAACTAGATGATAACTCGGATCAGCATTTAGAAAATCATCATGATATCCTCTGTGGACACACATTGGTTTATACCGCATTTGAACCGAACTCTACAGGTGCTTTGGAGACTAGAAGGTTGTACCTGGTATTCTGGTTCCGAACATATACCAAGAATGCGGTGACGCGTGGTCTGTGGCTTATCCGTTACAATCGAAAGCTTCTGACCGACGATTTGGTTTATGAGGGTGCTCTTGCCGACATTCGGTTTCCCCAACACAGCCACATAACCTGTGGAGACACACAGCACAGACCCACAgcattacaacatggcaattgtTATTTAGAAATTAAGTGTCAGATAAGTTGTTTCCTCTGAATTCTCCCGGAATCTTGCAAAAAATGTTTGGCAGGAGGCACTTTTCCCCCTCTTAATTGTCATTTACTTATGCTGCACAATGACAAATTCCTGAATTCTACTGAACCAAAAATGCTACTGGTCGCATTTGATGCATCATGAACACTAAACACGGAAATAATCTTTTTGGCCAGTGAGTGCTAAGTACTGAGAGAAGAAGAAGGCTCACCGCTGCGGTGGTTGGCGCAGAGCGCCGCCCCCAGCTCCTCCGACTCGTACTCGTCCAGCAGCGCCAGGCTCCGGTCCGGCTTCTCGATGAGCTCCAGCCGCGGCCTCGtcatctcctccccctccccctcctccacctcctcatcTTCAACCACCGCATAGCTCGCACCCCCACTCGTCGACACAGCCCCAGCCCTCCTGCTCTCGCGCCTCCCAGCGCGGACGCCGCTCCTTCCTGGCGCGCACGGCGGCGCAATATACCGGCGGGGGAGGAGCGCCGGCGGCGCGGCTAGCCGGAGCGCGAGGCCTAGCTCCATTGCGCAGAGCAGAGGAAGCGAAGGGGGGAGAAGTGGCAAATGGGATAAGAGTGGAAGAGAAGACGACCCAAAACGATTTAATTTTCATTTAATTTCTCTCTACGGCCCAGGGCCCAATAATCGGCGGCCCATAACCACACCCAAACAGGCCCATTGGGCCGTCGCGGCTTAACCGTCTCGGTCCTCCCGACAAAACGGCCGAGGCGGCCGAGCAGAACCCAACCCACCCGGCATAAACCCTAGCTAGGCTCcatcccctcccccctcctcctcctcctccacaagctcgtcggcggcggcggcggcgtgcggcggcgatGGGCAAGGCGAAGGGGAAGCAGAGGCAGGACAAGTACTACCACCTCGCCAAGGAGCAGGGGTACCGGAGCCGAGCGGCCTTCAAGCTATTACAGCTCGACGCGCGGTTCCGGTTCCTGCCGACGGCGCGGGCCGTGCTCGACCTCTGCGCGGCGCCCGGCGGGTGGGTGCAGGTGGCCGTCAACCACGCGCCCGTGGGCGCCTTCGTCGTCGGGGTCGACCTCGTGCCCATCCGCCCCATCCGCGGCGCCCACTCCCTCACCGAGGACATCACCACCTCCAAGTGCCGCTCCGCCGTGCGCAAGCTCATGGACTCCAAGGGCGTCGCCTCCTTCGACGTCGTCCTCCACGATGGCTCGCCCAACGTCGGCGGCGCCTGGGCGCAGGAGGCCACCACCCAGTCCGCCCTCGTCATCGACGCCGTCCGCCTCGCCACCATGTTCCTCGCCCCCAAGGGCGCCTTCATCACCAAGGTATCAACACAGTCTGCCACCGAATGCTGACCCGCTGAATCCGTTGTGAAAAAAATAGCCATCGACTGCAAATGATTCTTGATGCTGTTCCCCTGTGTCAAGTGCACATATCAAAATCAGCTGTATTTTTTCTTCTTGTCAACAGGTCTTCAGGTCCCAGGATTACAACGCTATCATGTTCTGTCTTAAACAGGTGTGTATTGGACGCAGGTTTTCTTCAAGTGCTTGTGTTGTTACTTATATGTATTTCGTAGCAGTAGTGTGTTGACGCATGAAACAAACCCATTTGCATTTCAGCTGTTTGAGAAGGTTGAGGTGACCAAACCTAATGCGAGTCGTGGCACATCCGCTGAAATTTACATTATCTGTCTGAAATATAAAGCACCAGCAAAGATTGCTCCAGAACTTCT is drawn from Aegilops tauschii subsp. strangulata cultivar AL8/78 chromosome 1, Aet v6.0, whole genome shotgun sequence and contains these coding sequences:
- the LOC109761987 gene encoding GTPase ERA-like, chloroplastic; translation: MELGLALRLAAPPALLPRRYIAPPCAPGRSGVRAGRRESRRAGAVSTSGGASYAVVEDEEVEEGEGEEMTRPRLELIEKPDRSLALLDEYESEELGAALCANHRSGYVAVLGKPNVGKSTLINQIVGQKLSIVTDKPQTTRHRILGICSEPEYQIILYDTPGVIKKEMHKLDSMMMKNVQSAIGNADCVIVVADASKLPEKIDDMLEAGVGNKDTKVPVVLVLNKKDMIKPGEIAKKLEWYQKFTDVDDVIPISAKFGHGVVDIKEWILSKLPLGPAYYPKDIASEHPERFFVGEIVREKIFLQYRQEIPYACQVNVTSYKSRPSAKDFIQVEILVERESQRSIILGKDGKAIKTLATASRLDIEDFLQKKVYLEIDVKVKENWRQDERLLKRYGYGGEIQAL